From Epinephelus lanceolatus isolate andai-2023 chromosome 2, ASM4190304v1, whole genome shotgun sequence, one genomic window encodes:
- the LOC144467023 gene encoding serum amyloid A-5 protein-like: MKLLLAGIALILIVETNAQWYNFPREAAQGAHDMWRAYRDMREANWKNSDKYFHARGNYDAAQRGAGGRWAAKVISDARELMPGASGRGAEDSAADQRANRWGRDGNDPNHFRPKGLPKKY; the protein is encoded by the exons ATGAAGTTGCTTCTCGCAGGAATTGCTCTGATTCTCATTGTGGAAACCAATGCTCAGTGGTACAACTTTCCTCGTGAAGCCGCTCAAG GAGCTCATGATATGTGGCGAGCATACAGGGATATGAGGGAGGCCAACTGGAAAAACTCAGATAAATACTTCCATGCCAGAGGAAACTATGATGCTgctcagagaggagcagggggCAGATGGGCCGCTAAGGTTATCAG TGATGCCAGAGAGTTGATGCCGGGAGCATCGGGTCGTGGTGCTGAGGACTCTGCTGCTGATCAGAGGGCAAACCGGTGGGGACGGGACGGAAATGATCCCAACCATTTCAGGCCAAAAGGACTTCCTAAAAAATATTAG
- the LOC144467025 gene encoding serum amyloid A-5 protein-like, which translates to MKLLLAGIALILIVETNAQWYNFPREAAQGAGDMWRAYRDMREANWKNSDKYFHARGNYDAAQRGAGGRWAAEVISNGREWIQERMGHGAEDSAADQRANQWGRDGNDPNHFRPAGLPEKY; encoded by the exons ATGAAGTTGCTTCTCGCAGGAATTGCTCTGATTCTCATTGTGGAAACCAATGCTCAGTGGTACAACTTTCCTCGTGAAGCCGCTCAAG GAGCTGGTGATATGTGGCGAGCATACAGGGATATGAGGGAGGCCAACTGGAAAAACTCTGATAAATACTTCCATGCCAGAGGAAACTACGATGCTgctcagagaggagcagggggCAGATGGGCCGCTGAGGTTATCag TAATGGCAGAGAGTGGATACAGGAAAGAATGGGTCATGGTGCTGAGGACTCTGCTGCTGATCAGAGGGCAAACCAGTGGGGACGGGACGGAAACGATCCCAACCATTTCAGGCCAGCTGGACTTCCAGAAAAATATTAG
- the LOC144467037 gene encoding serum amyloid A-5 protein-like has protein sequence MKLLLAGIALILIVETNAQWYNFPREAAQGAGDMWRAYRDMREANWKNSDKYFHARGNYDAAQRGAGGRWAAEVISNGREWIQERMGHGAEDSAADQRANQWGRDGNDPNHFRPAGLPEKY, from the exons ATGAAGTTGCTTCTCGCAGGAATTGCTCTGATTCTCATTGTGGAAACCAATGCTCAGTGGTACAACTTTCCTCGTGAAGCTGCTCAAG GAGCTGGTGATATGTGGCGAGCATACAGGGATATGAGGGAGGCCAACTGGAAAAACTCTGATAAATACTTCCATGCCAGAGGAAACTACGATGCTgctcagagaggagcagggggCAGATGGGCCGCTGAGGTTATCag TAATGGCAGAGAGTGGATACAGGAAAGAATGGGTCATGGTGCTGAGGACTCTGCTGCTGATCAGAGGGCAAACCAGTGGGGACGGGACGGAAACGATCCCAACCATTTCAGGCCAGCTGGACTTCCAGAAAAATATTAG
- the LOC144467017 gene encoding serum amyloid A-5 protein-like, which translates to MKLLLAGIALILIVETNAQWYNFPREAAQGAHDMWRAYRDMREANWKNSDKYFHARGNYDAARRGAGGRWAAKVISDARELMPGASGRGAEDSAADQRANRWGREGNDPNHFRPKGLPKKY; encoded by the exons ATGAAGTTGCTTCTCGCAGGAATTGCTCTGATTCTCATTGTGGAAACCAATGCTCAGTGGTACAACTTTCCTCGTGAAGCCGCTCAAG GAGCTCATGATATGTGGCGAGCATACAGGGATATGAGGGAGGCCAACTGGAAAAACTCAGATAAATACTTCCATGCCAGAGGAAACTACGATGCTGCTCGGAGAGGAGCAGGGGGCAGATGGGCCGCTAAGGTTATCAG TGATGCCAGAGAGTTGATGCCGGGAGCATCGGGTCGTGGTGCTGAGGACTCTGCTGCTGATCAGAGGGCAAACCGGTGGGGACGGGAAGGAAATGATCCCAACCATTTCAGGCCAAAAGGACTTCCTAAAAAATATTAG